One Candidatus Rokuibacteriota bacterium genomic window, AAGGTAGAACCGATTGTTATCTGCCTGTCCATGCTCGCAGGACGTCCCGTGAAAGCCGTCCTCACGCGCGAGGAGGAGTTCCTCACGGTGACCAAACACGCCGCAAAGGCGACTTTTCGAACGGCCGTAGGGCGAGACGGCCGGTTTATTGCCCGGCACGCCCGTATTCTCTGGGACACCGGAGCGTATGCAGAGATCGGGCCGCGCGTTATCAAGAATGGTGGCGGGTACGCCTCGCTCGGTCCCTACCGGATCCCGCATCTCAAGGTGGAGTCGTACTGCGTGTACACCAACAAGCCGCCGGCGGGGGCATTTCGAGGCTTCGGGGTCTCACAGGTGGCCTGGGCTGGCGAATCCCAGATAGACATGATCGCTCGGGAGCTCGGGCGGGACCCCCTGGAGTTCCGGCAACAAAATCTCTTCCAAGAAGGAGATCGCTTCCACACCGGTGACGTGCTCCACAGCATTGGCCTTCGGGAGTGCCTGGATCGGTGCGCGGTCGCCATCGGGTGGGGCCGAAACGAGCTCCCTCAGAGCCCCAGCCTGGCTCGGGGCAAAGGGCTGGCTGTGATCATCAAGCACACCAGCACACCCTCGGTCTCCACTGCGACGCTGAAGCTCAACGAGGATGGCTCGGTCAACTTACTGACTAGCACGGTCGATATCGGGCAGGGGGCTAGGACAATCCTACCGCAGATCGTGGCCGAAGAACTAGGGATTCCCATCGAGCATATCAGCCTCGGATGGCCTGACACCGATGTTACCCCTTATGACACCATGACCGCTTCCAGTCGGAGCACTTTTCATATGGGCACGGCGGTACGCCGGGCGGTCGAAGGCCTCCGGCAGCAGCTGCGAGCCCTTAGTGCGGATCTGCTGGAGGCGGCTCCGGATGACGTCGAGATCCGGGATGGGCGCGCCGTCGTTCGTGGGACCGACCGGGGGTTCAGTTTCGGAGAGGTCGTTCGGAAGCACTTCGGGGTCGGAGCCGGGACCCTGGTCGCGCACGGCAGTTTCAAGACTCATGGGCTCCGGTCCCGCTCGGGGGACCGCGAGGGGCCGCTCACCTCGGCCTACTGGTCCGTGGCGGCAGGGGCGGCTGAGGTGGAGGTAGACCGGCAGACTGGCCACGTCCGGGTGCTGCGGTACGTAACGGCCGTGGATGTTGGGAAGGCCCTAAACCCCCTGCTGTGTGAGGGGCAGATCCGGGGATCCGTGGTGCTCGGCGTGGGCCAGACCTTTCATGAAGAGCTGGCATTTGAAGAAGGGCAGCCTGTCAATCCCAATCTTTTGGATTACCGGCTCCCGTGCATGATGGACATCCCGGAGGCCACAGAGGTCATCCTCGTGGAGACTCCCCATCAGAATGGCCCGTTCGGGGCGAAGGGGGCCGGTGAGCCAGCCGTCCCGCCGGTCGCGCCCGCGATCGGCAATGCGATTGCGGATGCGATTGGCGTGCGGCTCTTTGACCTGCCCCTCACGCCCGAGAGGGTCCTCCGCGCCGTGCGCAGAGCCGACACCACAACATCGGAGGCGGGCTCACGCATCGGGTAAGAAAACAGGGAGGAACGCCGATGGAAGGAAGAGGAGGTCAATGGATCATCGGGTCAATCAGGGTGGTCGTCTTCACGTCTCTACTCCTCCCCCTGTCGGGCTTCAACCTGATAGGCCAGCTACCCCTGGCAGCGGCCCAGGAGAAGATCTCCCTGCGTCTCGCCTTCATCCCTAACGGCTACGATGGCCCCTTCTTCATCGCCCGCGGTAAAGGGTACTATCGGGAGGAGGGGCTTGATGTGACGATCCCGCGGGGGTTCGGGTCGGCGGACACCGCCAAGCGAGTTGCGGCGCGTTCGGACACCTTCGGGACAGTAGACGTGTTCACGGTTGTGAAGGCGGTCGCAGAGGGAGCGGCTCTGAAGCTCGTCGGCTCCACCGTGGGCGAGGGGACTGGGGTGATCATGGCGCTGAAGAAGTCTGGGATTCGTCAGCTCAAGGAC contains:
- a CDS encoding xanthine dehydrogenase family protein molybdopterin-binding subunit yields the protein MIGTSIPQLDALPKLTGQVPYTINLQLPQMLHAKILRSKVPHARVLHVKTTRAAKEPGVKAVLTREEVLCLLRSAYFGPVFKDQPVVAIARVLHVGDPIAAVAAVDEETAEGALGLIDLELEELPAVFSPEAALAAGAPILHARHDGPRFQYSDLKELIEASAPETNICTVYRLENGNLDRAFREAPYVFEHTFTCPTTQHCPMEPHAALAQIEVDGKITVWSSTQSPFILRAQLAELFDFPLSRVRVIVPPLGGAYGAKIFAKVEPIVICLSMLAGRPVKAVLTREEEFLTVTKHAAKATFRTAVGRDGRFIARHARILWDTGAYAEIGPRVIKNGGGYASLGPYRIPHLKVESYCVYTNKPPAGAFRGFGVSQVAWAGESQIDMIARELGRDPLEFRQQNLFQEGDRFHTGDVLHSIGLRECLDRCAVAIGWGRNELPQSPSLARGKGLAVIIKHTSTPSVSTATLKLNEDGSVNLLTSTVDIGQGARTILPQIVAEELGIPIEHISLGWPDTDVTPYDTMTASSRSTFHMGTAVRRAVEGLRQQLRALSADLLEAAPDDVEIRDGRAVVRGTDRGFSFGEVVRKHFGVGAGTLVAHGSFKTHGLRSRSGDREGPLTSAYWSVAAGAAEVEVDRQTGHVRVLRYVTAVDVGKALNPLLCEGQIRGSVVLGVGQTFHEELAFEEGQPVNPNLLDYRLPCMMDIPEATEVILVETPHQNGPFGAKGAGEPAVPPVAPAIGNAIADAIGVRLFDLPLTPERVLRAVRRADTTTSEAGSRIG